The Nicotiana tabacum cultivar K326 chromosome 14, ASM71507v2, whole genome shotgun sequence genome contains a region encoding:
- the LOC107812053 gene encoding epoxide hydrolase 1-like, with protein sequence MEGVEHKTVSVNGINMHYAEIGKGPLVLFIHGFPECWYSWRHQMSFMANHGYRAVAPDLRGYGDTATGVPNKDDPSNFTTLSIVGDLVELLNSIAPQEEKVFVVGHDWGAVVSWALCLYRPDKVKGFFCLSVAFNPRNPMKKPLETLRAVYGDDYYVVRFQEAGVIEAEFEEIGVKNVLKKFFTYREPAPLYFKKGKSFGDNPQVELPCWLSEEELDFYATKYEQTGFTGALNFYRAIDRRSHCFTSISGAKIQVPVKFIVGELDLTYNAPGTKDYLHKGGFKKQVPLLEEVVVLEGVGHFIHEEKPKEINDHIYNFIRKISSSNQSKFCAIL encoded by the exons ATGGAAGGTGTAGAGCACAAAACAGTGTCGGTAAATGGAATAAACATGCATTATGCTGAAATAGGTAAAGGCCCTTTAGTCCTTTTCATTCATGGCTTCCCAGAATGCTGGTATTCATGGCGGCACCAAATGTCATTCATGGCTAACCACGGATACCGCGCCGTAGCTCCGGATTTACGCGGCTACGGCGACACGGCCACCGGAGTACCTAATAAAGATGATCCTAGCAATTTCACAACCCTAAGTATTGTTGGTGATTTAGTGGAGCTGTTGAATTCTATTGCACCACAAGAGGAGAAGGTGTTTGTTGTAGGGCATGATTGGGGTGCTGTTGTTTCTTGGGCTCTTTGTTTGTATAGGCCTGATAAGGTTAAGGGTTTTTTCTGCTTGAGTGTTGCTTTCAATCCCAGAAACCCTATGAAGAAACCACTTGAGACTTTGCGTGCAGTTTATGGAGATGATTACTATGTTGTTAGATTCCAG GAGGCTGGAGTAATAGAAGCTGAGTTTGAGGAGATAGGTGTGAAGAATGTTTTAAAGAAGTTTTTCACATATAGGGAACCAGCTCCTCTTTACtttaaaaaaggaaaatcatttgGAGATAATCCTCAAGTAGAGCTGCCTTGTTGGTTATCAGAGGAAGAACTTGATTTCTATGCTACCAAATATGAACAAACTGGCTTCACTGGAGCACTCAACTTTTACCGAGCAATAGATCG GAGATCACATTGTTTCACAAGCATTTCAGGGGCTAAAATCCAAGTACCAGTGAAGTTCATTGTAGGTGAGCTTGACCTTACTTATAATGCTCCTGGCACAAAAGATTATTTACACAAAGGAGGTTTCAAAAAACAAGTGCCTTTGTTAGAGGAAGTTGTGGTTTTAGAAGGAGTTGGACATTTTATCCacgaagaaaaaccaaaagaaattaATGACCATATTTACAACTTTATTCGCAAGATTTCATCCTCTAATCAATCCAAGTTCTGTGCTATTCTGTAg
- the LOC107812054 gene encoding epoxide hydrolase 1-like: MEEMKEIQHKLLRVNGINMHIAEMGQGPIVLFLHGFPELWYSWRYQMPFMAGHGYRAVAPDLRGFGDTTGALNDDFTKFTTLHVVGDIVELLNILSPDQEKVFVVGHDWGAMIAWALCLYRPDKVKALVNMSVPFTPRNPIVRPIARLRATYGDEYYIIRFQEPGEIEEEFAQIGTKTVLEKLLTNRNPEPLKLPKGKPFDKSPVKLPPWLTEKEVDYYATKYEQTGFTGGLNYYRALDLNWELTAPWTGAKIKVPVKFIVGDLDITYNAAGVEDYIHKGGLKKDVPLLEDVVILKGVAHFLQQEKPDEVNKHIHAFLQGFSSSD; this comes from the exons ATGGAGGAAATGAAGGAGATTCAACACAAGTTATTGAGAGTGAATGGGATAAACATGCACATAGCTGAAATGGGCCAAGGCCCAATAGTTCTATTCCTTCACGGCTTCCCGGAACTATGGTACTCGTGGCGCTACCAAATGCCGTTCATGGCGGGCCATGGCTACCGGGCGGTAGCCCCGGACCTACGCGGGTTCGGAGACACCACCGGAGCACTCAATGATGACTTCACCAAGTTCACCACTCTCCATGTTGTTGGTGACATTGTGGAACTTCTTAATATCCTTTCCCCTGACCAAGAGAAAGTGTTTGTAGTGGGCCATGATTGGGGAGCTATGATTGCTTGGGCTTTGTGTTTGTATAGGCCCGATAAGGTCAAGGCCCTTGTTAACATGAGTGTTCCTTTCACTCCACGAAACCCAATTGTTAGGCCCATTGCTCGTCTACGTGCTACTTATGGAGATGAGTACTATATTATCAGATTCcag GAACCTggagaaatagaagaagaatttGCTCAAATAGGGACCAAGACAGTTTTGGAGAAGCTATTGACTAATCGAAACCCTGAACCACTGAAGTTGCCTAAAGGAAAGCCATTTGATAAAAGTCCAGTCAAATTACCCCCTTGGCTGACTGAAAAAGAAGTTGATTACTATGCTACCAAATATGAGCAGACTGGCTTCACTGGTGGATTGAATTATTACAGAGCTCTTGATCT AAACTGGGAACTGACAGCACCATGGACTGGGGCTAAAATAAAAGTACCAGTGAAGTTCATAGTAGGAGATTTGGACATAACTTACAATGCAGCAGGAGTCGAGGATTATATACACAAGGGTGGATTAAAGAAAGATGTACCCTTGCTAGAAGATGTGGTTATCTTGAAAGGGGTGGCTCATTTTCTTCAACAAGAAAAGCCTGATGAAGTTAACAAACACATCCATGCCTTCTTACAGGGATTTTCTTCCTCTGATTAA
- the LOC107812056 gene encoding oxaloacetate tautomerase FAHD1, mitochondrial isoform X3, which translates to MCAKIQTISIARNLVCGGAARAIGKSFASRNMATATTAAHENLLTVGSKIIAVGRNYAAHAKELGNAVPKEPVLFMKPTSSYLMNGGTIEVPHPLESLDHEVELAVVISQRARDVPEATAMDYVGGYALALDMTAREIQATAKSAGLPWTVAKGQDTFTPISSLPKSMVPDPHDIELWLKVDGEIRQKGSTSDMIFKIPFLISHISSIMTLLQGDVILTGTPKGVGPVKVGQKIDAGITGFLDVHFDVGRRPGAKQQ; encoded by the exons ATGTGTGCGAAAATTCAAACAATCAGTATTGCTCGAAACCTAGTGTGCGGTGGCGCTGCTAGAGCAATCGGAAAATCATTTGCATCGAGGAACATGGCAACCGCCACGACGGCAGCACATGAAAATCTTCTCACCGTCGGCAGTAAAATCATCGCCGTCGGTCGTAACTACGCCGCTCATGCCAAAGAACTCGGTAACGCAGTACCTaag GAGCCAGTGTTGTTTATGAAGCCCACATCCTCGTATTTGATGAACGGAGGGACAATCGAAGTTCCTCATCCATTGGAATCACTGGATCACGAGGTGGAGTTGGCAGTTGTGATAAGCCAAAGAGCTAGGGATGTACCTGAAGCCACTGCTATGGACTATGTTGGAG GTTATGCACTTGCTTTGGATATGACTGCGAGGGAGATCCAAGCTACTGCAAAG TCTGCAGGCCTGCCGTGGACTGTTGCTAAGGGCCAAGACACATTCACTCCTATCAGCTCG TTACCTAAGTCGATGGTGCCAGATCCCCATGATATAGAATTGTGGCTGAAG GTTGATGGAGAAATTCGGCAAAAAGGCTCGACAAGTGATATGATATTCAAGATCCCATTTTTGATTAGCCACATAAGTTCGATCATGACTCTTCTTCAGGGAGATGTTATTTTAACTG GGACTCCCAAAGGAGTTGGCCCTGTTAAGGTAGGCCAAAAGATTGATGCTGGCATAACGGGTTTCCTGGATGTTCACTTTGATGTTGGAAGACGCCCAGGAGCAAAACAACAATGA
- the LOC107812056 gene encoding oxaloacetate tautomerase FAHD1, mitochondrial isoform X1, translated as MCAKIQTISIARNLVCGGAARAIGKSFASRNMATATTAAHENLLTVGSKIIAVGRNYAAHAKELGNAVPKEPVLFMKPTSSYLMNGGTIEVPHPLESLDHEVELAVVISQRARDVPEATAMDYVGGYALALDMTAREIQATAKSAGLPWTVAKGQDTFTPISSVVRSFGNLPKSMVPDPHDIELWLKVDGEIRQKGSTSDMIFKIPFLISHISSIMTLLQGDVILTGTPKGVGPVKVGQKIDAGITGFLDVHFDVGRRPGAKQQ; from the exons ATGTGTGCGAAAATTCAAACAATCAGTATTGCTCGAAACCTAGTGTGCGGTGGCGCTGCTAGAGCAATCGGAAAATCATTTGCATCGAGGAACATGGCAACCGCCACGACGGCAGCACATGAAAATCTTCTCACCGTCGGCAGTAAAATCATCGCCGTCGGTCGTAACTACGCCGCTCATGCCAAAGAACTCGGTAACGCAGTACCTaag GAGCCAGTGTTGTTTATGAAGCCCACATCCTCGTATTTGATGAACGGAGGGACAATCGAAGTTCCTCATCCATTGGAATCACTGGATCACGAGGTGGAGTTGGCAGTTGTGATAAGCCAAAGAGCTAGGGATGTACCTGAAGCCACTGCTATGGACTATGTTGGAG GTTATGCACTTGCTTTGGATATGACTGCGAGGGAGATCCAAGCTACTGCAAAG TCTGCAGGCCTGCCGTGGACTGTTGCTAAGGGCCAAGACACATTCACTCCTATCAGCTCGGTTGTAAGAAGTTTTGGCAAT TTACCTAAGTCGATGGTGCCAGATCCCCATGATATAGAATTGTGGCTGAAG GTTGATGGAGAAATTCGGCAAAAAGGCTCGACAAGTGATATGATATTCAAGATCCCATTTTTGATTAGCCACATAAGTTCGATCATGACTCTTCTTCAGGGAGATGTTATTTTAACTG GGACTCCCAAAGGAGTTGGCCCTGTTAAGGTAGGCCAAAAGATTGATGCTGGCATAACGGGTTTCCTGGATGTTCACTTTGATGTTGGAAGACGCCCAGGAGCAAAACAACAATGA
- the LOC107812056 gene encoding oxaloacetate tautomerase FAHD1, mitochondrial isoform X2 — protein MCAKIQTISIARNLVCGGAARAIGKSFASRNMATATTAAHENLLTVGSKIIAVGRNYAAHAKELGNAVPKEPVLFMKPTSSYLMNGGTIEVPHPLESLDHEVELAVVISQRARDVPEATAMDYVGGYALALDMTAREIQATAKSAGLPWTVAKGQDTFTPISSVLPKSMVPDPHDIELWLKVDGEIRQKGSTSDMIFKIPFLISHISSIMTLLQGDVILTGTPKGVGPVKVGQKIDAGITGFLDVHFDVGRRPGAKQQ, from the exons ATGTGTGCGAAAATTCAAACAATCAGTATTGCTCGAAACCTAGTGTGCGGTGGCGCTGCTAGAGCAATCGGAAAATCATTTGCATCGAGGAACATGGCAACCGCCACGACGGCAGCACATGAAAATCTTCTCACCGTCGGCAGTAAAATCATCGCCGTCGGTCGTAACTACGCCGCTCATGCCAAAGAACTCGGTAACGCAGTACCTaag GAGCCAGTGTTGTTTATGAAGCCCACATCCTCGTATTTGATGAACGGAGGGACAATCGAAGTTCCTCATCCATTGGAATCACTGGATCACGAGGTGGAGTTGGCAGTTGTGATAAGCCAAAGAGCTAGGGATGTACCTGAAGCCACTGCTATGGACTATGTTGGAG GTTATGCACTTGCTTTGGATATGACTGCGAGGGAGATCCAAGCTACTGCAAAG TCTGCAGGCCTGCCGTGGACTGTTGCTAAGGGCCAAGACACATTCACTCCTATCAGCTCGGTT TTACCTAAGTCGATGGTGCCAGATCCCCATGATATAGAATTGTGGCTGAAG GTTGATGGAGAAATTCGGCAAAAAGGCTCGACAAGTGATATGATATTCAAGATCCCATTTTTGATTAGCCACATAAGTTCGATCATGACTCTTCTTCAGGGAGATGTTATTTTAACTG GGACTCCCAAAGGAGTTGGCCCTGTTAAGGTAGGCCAAAAGATTGATGCTGGCATAACGGGTTTCCTGGATGTTCACTTTGATGTTGGAAGACGCCCAGGAGCAAAACAACAATGA